In Ignavibacteria bacterium, one DNA window encodes the following:
- a CDS encoding ribonuclease HII, translating to MLSLNFENEFWNNNMNFVAGIDEVGRGPLAGPVVASAVLFPQNISLNGINDSKKLSEKKREELFDKIYENAISVGVGIVSHEEIDELNILNATFEAMHRAVKKLSISPQHLLIDGNRFSKDSNIPFTTIVKGDAKCYSIAAASIIAKVTRDRMMKELHQHLPHYGFAQHKGYPTKAHVEAIRKFGLSEFHRKSFVVKGWK from the coding sequence ATGCTTTCTTTGAATTTTGAAAACGAATTTTGGAACAACAACATGAATTTCGTTGCTGGAATTGATGAAGTGGGACGCGGACCTCTTGCAGGACCGGTTGTTGCATCTGCAGTTTTATTTCCCCAAAATATTTCTTTGAACGGAATTAACGATTCAAAAAAACTTTCAGAAAAAAAACGCGAAGAATTATTTGACAAGATTTACGAAAACGCAATTTCTGTCGGTGTCGGAATTGTATCGCACGAAGAAATTGATGAACTCAACATTCTCAATGCGACATTTGAAGCAATGCATCGGGCGGTAAAAAAACTTTCCATTTCACCGCAGCATTTATTGATTGACGGAAATAGATTTTCAAAAGATTCAAATATTCCATTTACAACTATTGTTAAAGGAGACGCGAAATGTTATTCAATTGCCGCCGCTTCCATTATAGCAAAAGTTACACGCGATAGAATGATGAAAGAACTTCACCAACATTTGCCGCATTACGGTTTTGCACAACACAAAGGTTATCCGACAAAAGCGCACGTAGAAGCAATACGAAAATTCGGATTGAGTGAGTTTCACCGAAAAAGTTTTGTTGTGAAGGGATGGAAATAA